TTTCCCTCATACCCCGAAACCATGCATATAGAGCTGTTGAAAGAATTAAGAGTGCAAAAGTTAGATGAAGCGCTGTAACTGCAAAGTTTAGTTTTGAGAAGACAACACCGACCCCTAGAAGTATTTGCACTAGAATGAAAGCTACTAGTAGCCAGAGCTCAAGTCTGTATTTTTTAAGCGCATCTGAATAGTACGAAACAATTAATAAAACTGCAGTAATTATTGTGATTATGTAGGCAAGGGTTCTATGTGCATAGTGGTTTAAGATCATCCCAGAGAGCTCTGGCGGGATCCAGTACCCAAGACAAGTAGGGAAATCAGGGCATGCAAGCCCTGAGGATGAATGTCTTACATATGCTCCTAAAACTAACTGTATAAATATAATAATTGCGAGCAAGAAAAAGAGTCCTTTATACCCTGTGAGGCCAAATGATGGCTTATTATCTTTCCCATCAAAATGATACATATATAGAGTGAGGGCAAAAATCAGCATAGCGTTTCCAAAATGGAAAGTAGTCAGATCAACTGGAAGCTCGAGTATAACTACTATTCCGCCAAGAATAATCTGGAAGATTAAAAGTAAAACTGTGATTATTGGTATAAGCTTAACCCCGCCTGAGTAAGCGCGGAATCTCATATAACAGAATATAATAAGGAATATGGAAGCTATTCCACCGATTACGCGGTGCATAAACTCCATATAGGTATCCCATCTGTAAGGAGGTACTACCTCGCCGTAACATAAAGGCCAGTCAGGACAACCCAGACCTGCGTGTAGTCCCGCAACTAGGTTTCCCCAGATAAATAGGATAAAGAGTAAAAATAGGACAATTTTGCCCATCATATATTGTTAACCAGTTATATTGGAAAAATTCTTGTGAATGTATCCAAAATAGTCATGCCAATTAATAAGAATAGCAGACCTATCGGAAATAGTGCATACAGCCAGGTTATAGGGTCTTCGAATTTTAAGTGCATAAAAAACAGAGCTACCGCTCCAGCCTTAATAGACGCCACAAACATTGCCACAGCAATGTTTAATTGACCGAAATCAAAATATGAGATATAGACAGTTATAAATGTGAGTATCATTAGTGCTACCCACACCAAGAAATAAGTCGTATAACTTGTTATATGTTTTTCATGTCCATTAGTATTTTCGCTCATTTATTATGCCTCCGTCTACCCAACTAGATAAAGAAGTGGGAATAGATATATCCAAACTAAGTCAACCAAATGCCAGTATAGCCCGCCCATCTCAACTGGGGTGCTGTATTTTTCGTCAAATTTCTTTTGAAAGGTCATCACCATAATCACACCAAGCACTATAAGACCAACGAAAACGTGGAGCATGTGAAGACCAGTCATCATGAAGTAAAGTGAAAAGAATATGTTGGTGTCTGGATAGATATGGTGTGAAAACTTAGAGCCGTACTCAAAATACTTAACAACACCAAATCCAAGACCGCAGATAATTGTAACAAGAATCATTATACCGGCTAACATCTGCTTACCTCTTTGGATAGCAGTAACACCAATAGCCATAGTTAAACTACTGAAGATAAGAATACCAGTGTTAACAGCGCCCATTTCACGGTTTAGCTCCTGATGGGATTCTAGAAATAGCTCAGGGTACTTAGCTCTGAAAATAGCGTAGGCTGCAAAGAGCCCTCCAAAGAGCATAATCTCTGTTCCTAGGAACAGCCACATGCCGAGTTTAGAGGAGCTATACTCCTCTTCAGGTGTCATGTGCAAATCGTGATGTGCGTCATGTTCCATGTTTGCTTCTTCCATTTAAGCATCCACCTCTTTCTTTTTACCGTATCCATAAGTCCAATCTGTTACTTCAGGGATTTTATCAAAATTCAGTGTTGGTGGTGGTGAAGGTACCTGCCACTCAAGTGAAAGGGAGCCGTAAGGATTTTGCGGCGCTTTTTCATCACTGA
This window of the Thermodesulfobacteriota bacterium genome carries:
- a CDS encoding cytochrome C oxidase subunit IV family protein yields the protein MSENTNGHEKHITSYTTYFLVWVALMILTFITVYISYFDFGQLNIAVAMFVASIKAGAVALFFMHLKFEDPITWLYALFPIGLLFLLIGMTILDTFTRIFPI
- a CDS encoding COX15/CtaA family protein, whose product is MMGKIVLFLLFILFIWGNLVAGLHAGLGCPDWPLCYGEVVPPYRWDTYMEFMHRVIGGIASIFLIIFCYMRFRAYSGGVKLIPIITVLLLIFQIILGGIVVILELPVDLTTFHFGNAMLIFALTLYMYHFDGKDNKPSFGLTGYKGLFFLLAIIIFIQLVLGAYVRHSSSGLACPDFPTCLGYWIPPELSGMILNHYAHRTLAYIITIITAVLLIVSYYSDALKKYRLELWLLVAFILVQILLGVGVVFSKLNFAVTALHLTFALLILSTALYAWFRGMRESRV
- a CDS encoding cytochrome c oxidase subunit 3 family protein, which produces MEEANMEHDAHHDLHMTPEEEYSSSKLGMWLFLGTEIMLFGGLFAAYAIFRAKYPELFLESHQELNREMGAVNTGILIFSSLTMAIGVTAIQRGKQMLAGIMILVTIICGLGFGVVKYFEYGSKFSHHIYPDTNIFFSLYFMMTGLHMLHVFVGLIVLGVIMVMTFQKKFDEKYSTPVEMGGLYWHLVDLVWIYLFPLLYLVG